Proteins from a genomic interval of Clostridium sp. 'deep sea':
- a CDS encoding metal-sensing transcriptional repressor encodes MKNKVFEVDVMENKKDCDFIIENSQVNNHPSRKQVINRFSRLIGHTEAVKRMYIEGASCSDILIQIAAIKSAMNNVGKIILKDHINHCIVEAVNNKDTKSLESLNNAIDKFVK; translated from the coding sequence ATGAAGAATAAAGTATTTGAGGTAGATGTTATGGAAAACAAAAAAGATTGTGATTTTATTATAGAGAATTCTCAAGTCAATAATCACCCTAGTAGAAAGCAAGTAATTAACAGATTCTCACGCTTAATTGGCCATACAGAGGCGGTAAAGAGAATGTACATTGAAGGTGCTAGTTGCAGTGACATTTTAATTCAGATTGCTGCAATAAAATCTGCTATGAATAATGTTGGCAAAATAATTTTAAAAGATCATATTAATCATTGTATTGTAGAGGCTGTTAATAATAAAGATACAAAATCTCTAGAGAGTTTAAATAATGCAATTGATAAGTTTGTGAAATAA
- a CDS encoding aminoglycoside phosphotransferase family protein has translation MNHKLLGELVGKGRCAEVYNYGLGRVIKLFNNDFDIKYIEQEFSINKIINDLNISAPKAYSIESVNQRMGIVYDKVDGTTLTSTIFDNSKSIHNYGELMAKLHLSIHSCKAASLPDGLSRFKNKILRQQLLSDYVKNELIEVANTLPNEDTLCHSDFHFDNIMRNNEELIVIDWLGAYKGYPLLDVARSYLMLLSPSIPSYLNKPVNIVNKIQKEIAETYYNYYINNGSYSINETEIVNVFRIVAVERLYDNIPFERDWLLEIIKDKKIPTIS, from the coding sequence ATGAATCATAAACTTTTAGGGGAATTAGTTGGAAAAGGTAGATGCGCAGAGGTATATAACTATGGATTAGGTAGAGTCATTAAACTGTTTAATAACGATTTTGATATTAAATATATTGAACAGGAATTTTCAATAAACAAAATAATCAATGATTTAAATATTTCTGCACCTAAAGCTTATTCAATAGAGTCAGTAAATCAAAGAATGGGTATTGTTTATGACAAAGTTGATGGCACAACACTTACTTCAACAATATTTGATAATAGTAAATCAATACACAACTACGGTGAGTTAATGGCAAAACTACACTTAAGCATACATAGCTGTAAGGCTGCAAGCCTGCCTGATGGTTTGAGTAGGTTTAAAAATAAGATTCTAAGACAACAATTATTGAGCGATTATGTTAAAAATGAATTAATAGAGGTTGCAAATACACTACCTAATGAAGATACCTTATGCCATAGCGATTTTCACTTTGACAATATTATGAGAAACAATGAAGAGTTAATAGTAATCGACTGGTTAGGGGCTTATAAAGGATATCCTTTATTAGATGTAGCACGCTCTTATTTAATGTTGTTATCTCCATCTATACCAAGCTATCTTAATAAACCTGTAAACATTGTTAATAAAATACAAAAAGAAATAGCAGAAACGTATTATAATTACTATATAAATAATGGTAGTTATAGTATAAATGAGACTGAAATTGTGAATGTTTTTAGAATAGTAGCTGTAGAAAGGTTGTATGATAATATACCTTTTGAAAGAGACTGGTTATTAGAAATAATAAAAGATAAAAAAATACCTACTATAAGTTAG
- a CDS encoding sodium:alanine symporter family protein: protein MEQLKLIIESINDFAWGGFMIVLLVGTGIVLSIGTRLVQFRKLRYAFKLLFMKSNNNNGDITAFQALMTSLAATIGTGNIAGVSTAIASGGPGAVFWMWVTAAFGGATKFSEALLAIKYRITNEKGEKSGGPMYYIKYGFKDVYRLHFGWLGWLFALFGFLASFGIGSMVQSNSVAESLNTSFGISPYITGIVVALITALVILGGIKSIANVTDKIVPTMAILYISASLYVLFLRFSLIPEAFNMIFCNAFSARAVSGGFIGTVVRYGVARGVFSNEAGLGSAAIVHAASKINNPVKQGIIGTLGSFIDTLLICTMTALVILVSGLITFDASGKMFIADNLTGAALTTRAFSTAIPGYGSIMVSVGLVFFAFSTILGWYYYGSKCLEFIAGVKIIWLYKIVFIILCWSGSWLSLDLVWNIADTFNGLMAIPNLIGLLALSPIIFKMTYKFDKKKRFFK from the coding sequence ATGGAGCAACTTAAATTAATAATAGAATCTATAAACGACTTCGCTTGGGGCGGATTTATGATTGTCCTGTTAGTAGGAACAGGCATTGTTTTATCTATTGGTACAAGACTAGTTCAGTTTAGAAAGTTACGATATGCTTTTAAATTATTATTTATGAAGAGTAATAATAATAATGGAGATATCACTGCATTTCAAGCTTTGATGACCTCTTTAGCAGCAACCATTGGTACAGGAAATATTGCTGGTGTTTCTACTGCAATTGCCTCAGGTGGTCCTGGAGCAGTTTTTTGGATGTGGGTAACTGCAGCTTTTGGTGGTGCAACTAAGTTTAGCGAAGCACTTTTAGCTATTAAGTATCGTATAACAAACGAAAAAGGTGAAAAATCTGGTGGACCTATGTATTATATAAAATACGGTTTTAAGGATGTTTATAGATTACATTTTGGTTGGTTAGGTTGGCTATTTGCCTTATTTGGGTTTTTAGCTTCATTTGGAATAGGTAGCATGGTTCAATCAAACTCTGTAGCTGAGTCATTAAATACCTCTTTCGGCATAAGCCCCTATATTACAGGTATAGTAGTAGCACTAATAACAGCTTTAGTAATTCTAGGTGGAATTAAGAGTATTGCTAATGTCACAGATAAAATTGTACCTACTATGGCTATTTTATATATTTCAGCATCATTATATGTGCTTTTTTTACGATTTAGTTTAATTCCTGAGGCTTTTAATATGATTTTCTGCAATGCCTTTTCTGCAAGAGCAGTTTCTGGTGGTTTTATTGGAACTGTAGTTCGTTATGGGGTAGCAAGAGGAGTATTCTCTAATGAAGCAGGTTTAGGTAGTGCTGCAATAGTTCATGCAGCTTCAAAAATCAATAACCCTGTAAAACAGGGGATTATTGGCACATTAGGCTCGTTTATAGATACCTTATTAATCTGTACAATGACTGCTTTAGTGATTTTAGTATCTGGATTAATAACTTTTGACGCTAGTGGTAAGATGTTTATTGCTGATAACCTAACAGGAGCAGCTTTAACTACCAGAGCCTTTAGTACTGCAATACCAGGTTATGGATCTATTATGGTGTCGGTTGGTTTAGTATTTTTTGCCTTTTCTACTATTTTAGGTTGGTATTATTATGGATCAAAGTGTTTAGAATTTATAGCTGGAGTAAAAATAATTTGGCTTTATAAGATAGTTTTCATAATATTATGCTGGTCAGGATCATGGTTGTCACTAGATTTAGTGTGGAACATTGCAGATACTTTTAATGGACTAATGGCAATACCTAATTTAATAGGGCTGCTGGCACTAAGTCCAATAATATTTAAAATGACCTATAAATTTGATAAAAAGAAAAGGTTCTTTAAGTAA
- a CDS encoding (2Fe-2S)-binding protein: MEVICACFDVTKNQIIEAINNGASTVDEVGEVTNAGTGCGACRDEIQNIINSLKSK; the protein is encoded by the coding sequence ATGGAAGTTATATGTGCATGTTTTGACGTTACAAAAAACCAAATTATTGAGGCTATAAACAATGGAGCTAGCACAGTTGATGAAGTTGGAGAAGTAACAAATGCGGGAACTGGTTGTGGAGCATGCAGAGATGAAATACAGAATATAATCAATAGTCTGAAATCAAAATAA
- a CDS encoding DinB family protein — translation MYKELKQNFNDNQRKLRPLLKKKSTFLEAQELCLTQHSLVHSSLLKNKETTTLFDLVIENINQDCFRNLQDKDKRTIVFHIWHCTRIEDITVNILINNSKQVINSDNWSKKLGTQFADTGNSMTSEQILKLSQELNIEQLLNYRLEVAKVTQNTIKKLKQEDLKQTFTEDQKNRIISEGAVLSHEKAIWLIDFWGKKNVAGILLMPVTRHHVLHINASMHLLTKCNKYIAKKL, via the coding sequence TTGTATAAAGAGTTAAAACAAAATTTTAATGATAATCAGCGTAAGTTAAGACCCTTGTTAAAAAAGAAAAGTACATTTTTAGAGGCACAAGAACTCTGTTTAACACAGCACAGCCTTGTACACTCATCGTTACTTAAAAATAAAGAAACTACTACCTTATTTGATTTAGTTATTGAAAATATTAATCAAGATTGTTTTAGAAATCTACAAGACAAAGATAAAAGAACAATTGTTTTTCACATTTGGCATTGCACTAGAATTGAAGATATAACAGTAAATATACTGATTAATAATAGTAAACAAGTTATAAATAGTGATAACTGGAGCAAAAAGCTAGGTACTCAGTTTGCAGATACTGGCAATTCTATGACAAGTGAACAAATACTAAAATTGAGTCAAGAGTTAAATATTGAACAACTTTTAAACTATAGATTAGAGGTAGCAAAAGTTACCCAAAATACTATAAAAAAATTAAAACAAGAAGATTTAAAACAAACCTTTACCGAGGACCAAAAGAATAGAATTATATCTGAAGGAGCAGTATTAAGTCATGAAAAGGCCATTTGGCTAATTGATTTTTGGGGCAAAAAGAACGTTGCTGGTATTCTACTAATGCCAGTTACTCGACATCATGTACTACATATTAATGCCAGCATGCATCTATTAACAAAATGCAATAAATACATAGCCAAAAAACTTTAA
- a CDS encoding crosslink repair DNA glycosylase YcaQ family protein translates to MKISKKEALKYLLWYQNLAKPRSLKYKQDIMSFIKKVGCIQYDPLNTVGYNPNLVLQSRVKNYHPQMLYNLLYEDKLLVDGWDKCMSIYSRDEWAYFSRVREMSYVNRTKYNNSQVKNAVDQVKQVIKDKGPICSIDLDISDKVKWFWGSAKLARAVLEYLFVRGEIVVHHKVGTRKYYDLAENVIAKEHLVTHVYESDEQYFEWYVLRRLKSIGLLWNRASDAWLGIHNLKSGIRNKAFNSLKQQIILTEVEVESIKYNFYLPTEYYNIFNNIISSFPKQKKVSFIAPLDNLMWDRKLINELFNFEYTWEVYTPAAKRKYGYYVLPVLYGDKFVARFEPRFNKKSKQLVILNWWWQKNVRLSKTLKEAIEQALDDFCKYLGAVELIGRGLIFKL, encoded by the coding sequence ATGAAAATAAGTAAAAAAGAAGCTCTTAAGTATTTGTTATGGTATCAAAATTTAGCTAAGCCGAGGTCACTAAAATATAAGCAAGATATTATGAGCTTTATAAAAAAGGTAGGTTGTATTCAATATGATCCTTTAAACACAGTAGGGTATAATCCGAATTTAGTCTTGCAATCACGAGTAAAAAACTATCACCCTCAAATGCTCTATAATTTACTTTATGAAGATAAGTTATTAGTAGATGGTTGGGATAAATGCATGTCTATTTACAGTAGAGATGAGTGGGCTTACTTTAGTAGAGTAAGAGAAATGTCGTATGTTAATAGAACTAAGTACAATAATTCACAAGTTAAAAATGCTGTAGACCAAGTTAAACAAGTTATAAAAGACAAGGGCCCTATTTGCTCAATAGACTTAGATATTAGCGACAAAGTAAAGTGGTTTTGGGGAAGTGCTAAACTTGCCAGAGCTGTATTAGAGTACTTATTTGTTAGAGGAGAGATTGTTGTTCATCATAAGGTTGGTACCAGAAAGTATTATGATTTGGCTGAAAATGTAATAGCTAAAGAGCATCTAGTAACTCATGTTTATGAGAGTGATGAGCAGTATTTTGAGTGGTACGTATTGAGGAGGCTTAAGTCTATAGGTTTATTATGGAACAGAGCAAGTGATGCTTGGCTTGGTATTCACAACTTAAAAAGTGGCATTAGAAATAAAGCCTTTAACTCACTTAAACAGCAAATTATACTCACAGAAGTTGAGGTTGAGTCTATTAAGTACAATTTTTATTTACCCACAGAATATTACAATATTTTCAATAATATAATTAGTAGTTTTCCAAAGCAAAAAAAAGTATCTTTTATTGCACCCTTAGATAACTTAATGTGGGATAGAAAGCTAATTAATGAACTGTTTAATTTTGAATATACATGGGAGGTTTATACACCAGCAGCTAAAAGGAAGTACGGATATTATGTGTTACCTGTATTATATGGAGATAAGTTTGTTGCCAGATTCGAACCAAGATTTAATAAAAAAAGCAAACAGCTTGTGATTTTAAACTGGTGGTGGCAAAAAAATGTGCGCTTATCAAAGACTTTAAAAGAGGCAATAGAGCAGGCTCTAGATGACTTTTGCAAGTATTTAGGAGCTGTTGAACTTATTGGTAGAGGTTTAATCTTTAAATTATAA
- a CDS encoding aspartate kinase: MNVVVQKYGGTSVGTTEKIKNIAHKIVAQKQLGKKVVVVVSAMGKTTNSLINLAKEISKNPDKRDMDMLMSAGEQISIALLAIALKELGHDSVSLTGFQAGIMTEGSHMKSRILDIKIENIKKHLDNDKIVVVAGFQGINETGSITTLGRGGSDTSAVALAAKLGCVCEIYTDVDGIYTVDPRLHANAKKLDYISYEEMLEMASLGAGVMHTRSVEIGQKYKIPIYVANSSNDKLGTYIKEFDKTMESKAITGLSVSDNDMMVTINKVKFDVSNVSHLFEVLANNEVNVDMISQTAPLKGYINISFTAPKSDKETIVAILNDFKKSLPEVEIEIEEDISKLSVVGIGMRSQAGVAAKMFKVFSDNNIMFKQVTTSEIRISFTINTVDKEKAVKTVAKEFEL, from the coding sequence ATGAATGTAGTTGTTCAAAAATATGGTGGCACATCAGTGGGCACAACAGAAAAAATAAAGAATATAGCCCATAAAATTGTTGCTCAAAAACAGTTAGGTAAAAAGGTAGTTGTAGTAGTTTCAGCCATGGGTAAAACAACCAACTCTTTAATAAACTTAGCAAAGGAAATTTCTAAAAATCCAGATAAAAGAGATATGGATATGTTAATGTCTGCTGGAGAACAGATATCTATAGCACTTTTAGCTATAGCTTTAAAAGAGCTGGGTCATGATTCAGTTTCACTTACTGGATTTCAAGCTGGAATAATGACTGAGGGCTCTCATATGAAATCTCGTATACTAGATATAAAAATAGAAAATATAAAAAAACATTTAGATAATGATAAAATTGTAGTAGTGGCTGGATTTCAGGGTATAAATGAAACAGGAAGTATTACAACCTTAGGTAGAGGTGGATCGGATACCTCTGCAGTAGCTTTAGCTGCCAAATTGGGTTGTGTATGTGAGATATATACTGATGTAGATGGTATATATACTGTTGACCCTCGACTACATGCTAATGCCAAAAAACTTGATTATATTAGCTACGAAGAGATGTTAGAAATGGCAAGCTTAGGTGCTGGTGTAATGCATACTAGATCAGTAGAGATTGGTCAAAAATATAAAATACCAATTTATGTTGCAAATAGTAGTAATGATAAATTAGGTACGTATATAAAGGAGTTTGATAAAACAATGGAGAGTAAAGCGATTACAGGTCTTTCAGTGAGTGACAATGATATGATGGTTACCATTAACAAAGTAAAATTTGATGTTTCTAATGTCTCTCATTTATTTGAGGTTTTAGCTAACAATGAAGTAAATGTTGATATGATAAGCCAAACTGCTCCATTAAAAGGATATATTAATATATCTTTTACAGCTCCTAAGTCAGATAAAGAAACTATAGTGGCTATTTTAAATGATTTCAAAAAATCATTGCCCGAAGTAGAGATTGAAATTGAAGAAGATATAAGTAAGTTATCTGTAGTTGGCATTGGCATGAGGAGTCAGGCTGGTGTTGCTGCCAAAATGTTTAAGGTTTTTTCAGATAACAATATTATGTTTAAACAGGTTACAACATCTGAAATAAGAATTTCATTTACTATCAATACTGTAGATAAAGAGAAGGCAGTGAAAACAGTAGCAAAAGAATTTGAATTATAA
- a CDS encoding sulfide/dihydroorotate dehydrogenase-like FAD/NAD-binding protein — translation MYKILKKEKLNNNIEKMIIEAPYVAKRCEPGQFVILRVNKEGERIPLTIADFNREKQSVTIIYQVVGYTTTMLSQKDAGQYIEDFVGPLGMPKKFNKIKKVLGIGGGVGVAPLYPQLKHLAKQGVQVDSIIGARSKEQIILHSELQELSQNHYIATNDGTSGVKGFVTDILKQLLISESYDEVIAIGPLAMMKAVVEITKPLNIKTSVSLNPIMIDGTGMCGGCRVTVNGETKFACVDGPDFDGFLVDFDECISRHSFYQEEEHVCKLQAKGLRENEQK, via the coding sequence ATGTATAAAATACTAAAAAAAGAAAAATTAAATAATAATATCGAAAAAATGATAATTGAGGCCCCCTATGTTGCAAAAAGGTGTGAGCCTGGTCAGTTTGTTATTTTAAGAGTAAATAAAGAGGGAGAAAGAATTCCCTTAACAATTGCTGATTTTAATCGTGAAAAACAGAGTGTAACAATTATTTACCAAGTAGTAGGTTACACAACAACAATGCTAAGTCAAAAAGATGCTGGTCAATATATAGAAGATTTTGTTGGTCCACTAGGTATGCCCAAAAAGTTTAATAAGATTAAAAAGGTTTTAGGTATAGGTGGAGGTGTTGGTGTTGCACCTCTCTACCCTCAATTAAAGCACTTAGCTAAACAGGGTGTGCAAGTAGATAGCATTATTGGAGCCAGATCAAAAGAGCAAATTATATTGCATAGTGAGCTACAAGAACTTAGCCAAAACCATTATATAGCAACCAATGATGGGACAAGTGGTGTAAAAGGTTTTGTAACAGATATCTTAAAGCAACTGCTTATAAGTGAAAGCTACGATGAAGTTATAGCTATTGGTCCCTTAGCAATGATGAAAGCAGTAGTGGAGATAACCAAGCCGTTAAACATAAAAACTAGTGTTTCATTAAACCCCATTATGATTGATGGTACAGGCATGTGCGGTGGATGTAGAGTTACAGTTAATGGAGAAACAAAATTTGCTTGTGTAGATGGACCAGATTTTGATGGTTTTTTAGTGGATTTTGATGAATGTATATCGCGACATAGCTTTTATCAGGAAGAAGAGCATGTCTGTAAATTGCAGGCAAAAGGACTAAGAGAAAATGAGCAAAAATAA
- the gltA gene encoding NADPH-dependent glutamate synthase, which produces MSKNKKVKMRLLAKKERISTFCEVALGFNEEEALIEANRCLLCKAMPCVQGCPVNVPIPLFITSIKEKRYRDAHTQIISENSLPAICGRVCPQEKQCEANCVRGKNGEPVAIGRLERFIGDWGLINKSQVTQLNTAHKVAIVGSGPAGLACAAELVKNNIKPVVFEALHDFGGVLRYGIPEFRLPKEILNQEIQQLKQLGVCFEKNVVIGKSLTIEDLMQQGYKAVFIGSGAGLPRFMGIPGENLNGVFSANEFLTRVNLMNARLFPHYKTPIKIPSQIAVIGGGNVALDVARVAKRLGAKHVSIVYRRGMKELPARLEEVEHAIEEDIEFMVLSQPIAVHGENKVQSLECLKMELGEPDSSGRRRPIVINNSNFTLKVDTVVIAVGQTPNPLIIKNNKGLKTNKWGGIVINNNQLTSIKNVYAGGDAVTGAATVISAMGAGKKAAKAIIISIKNNYSE; this is translated from the coding sequence ATGAGCAAAAATAAAAAAGTTAAGATGAGACTATTGGCTAAAAAGGAACGAATAAGTACATTTTGTGAGGTAGCGTTAGGCTTTAATGAAGAAGAGGCTTTAATTGAGGCCAATAGATGTTTATTATGTAAAGCTATGCCTTGTGTACAAGGCTGCCCAGTAAATGTACCCATACCCCTATTTATAACTAGTATTAAAGAAAAAAGATACAGAGATGCCCATACTCAAATTATTAGTGAAAACTCTTTACCCGCTATTTGTGGTAGGGTTTGCCCACAAGAAAAACAGTGTGAGGCAAACTGTGTAAGAGGCAAAAATGGTGAGCCTGTGGCAATTGGCAGACTAGAGAGGTTTATAGGTGACTGGGGCTTAATAAATAAGAGCCAAGTAACCCAGCTTAATACAGCCCATAAAGTTGCAATAGTAGGTTCTGGTCCTGCTGGCTTAGCCTGTGCTGCTGAACTAGTAAAAAACAACATTAAACCGGTAGTGTTTGAGGCATTACATGATTTTGGTGGTGTTTTAAGATATGGAATTCCTGAGTTTAGGCTACCTAAAGAGATTCTTAATCAAGAGATTCAGCAACTAAAACAGCTAGGAGTTTGTTTTGAAAAGAATGTTGTAATAGGCAAATCACTAACTATTGAAGACTTAATGCAGCAAGGCTATAAAGCAGTTTTTATTGGCTCTGGAGCAGGATTACCGCGTTTTATGGGAATCCCTGGAGAAAATCTAAATGGGGTTTTCTCTGCCAATGAGTTTTTAACTAGAGTAAATTTAATGAATGCAAGGCTTTTTCCACATTATAAAACACCAATTAAAATTCCCTCACAAATTGCTGTGATAGGTGGAGGTAATGTAGCTTTAGATGTAGCAAGAGTGGCTAAAAGGCTCGGAGCAAAGCATGTATCTATTGTTTATAGACGTGGTATGAAAGAGCTACCTGCTAGGTTGGAAGAGGTTGAACATGCTATAGAAGAAGATATTGAGTTTATGGTGTTGAGTCAACCGATTGCTGTTCATGGTGAAAACAAAGTACAGTCTTTAGAGTGTTTAAAGATGGAACTGGGTGAACCAGATAGTTCAGGTAGAAGAAGACCAATCGTTATTAATAATAGTAATTTTACGCTTAAAGTTGATACAGTTGTTATAGCTGTAGGACAAACCCCTAACCCCTTAATAATAAAAAATAATAAAGGATTAAAAACAAATAAATGGGGTGGAATAGTTATAAATAATAACCAGTTAACCTCAATAAAAAATGTTTATGCTGGGGGGGATGCTGTTACGGGTGCTGCCACTGTTATATCGGCAATGGGTGCAGGAAAGAAAGCTGCAAAAGCAATTATTATATCAATTAAAAATAATTATAGTGAGTAA
- a CDS encoding AraC family transcriptional regulator → MNYSLVIKNSIEFIEKHINEELTARVVANNAGYSLYHFCRLFKSCLGVSVMNYIRIRRLSLARSKLGKGMRVIDIALDYGFKTHSGFTKSFNKEYGLSPKKLIDNINSFKQSTSSYIVNPLIETNIIERPAFKIAGFGIETNIASERYNKDIQAFWSKFSTEGWECELYKTLNPLKHGEVGICIPSDKNDGTLRYVLAVIVKDFINVTPTMVTFEIPEATYAVFTTPPIDTSKNILTAKQDFSDCIRETWQYIFKSWLLNNNYELDTTKYDFEMYDERCHFRTDTVMDIYIPLKV, encoded by the coding sequence TTGAATTATAGTTTAGTTATTAAAAATAGCATAGAGTTTATTGAAAAGCATATTAATGAAGAATTAACAGCCCGTGTAGTTGCCAACAATGCGGGTTATTCCTTATACCATTTTTGTCGATTGTTTAAAAGTTGTTTAGGTGTAAGTGTCATGAATTATATAAGAATAAGAAGATTATCCTTAGCTAGGTCAAAGTTGGGAAAAGGTATGAGAGTTATTGACATAGCATTAGATTATGGATTTAAAACTCATAGTGGATTTACTAAAAGTTTTAATAAGGAATATGGCTTAAGCCCAAAAAAATTGATTGATAATATCAATAGCTTTAAACAATCAACGAGTTCATATATCGTAAATCCTCTTATTGAAACTAATATTATCGAGAGACCTGCATTTAAAATTGCAGGGTTTGGTATAGAAACAAACATTGCAAGTGAAAGATATAACAAAGACATACAGGCTTTTTGGAGTAAATTCTCGACAGAAGGCTGGGAATGTGAGTTATATAAAACTCTAAATCCACTCAAACATGGCGAGGTAGGGATATGTATACCAAGTGATAAAAATGACGGTACGTTGAGGTATGTTTTAGCTGTAATAGTTAAAGATTTTATTAATGTAACCCCTACAATGGTAACCTTTGAAATCCCTGAAGCTACCTATGCTGTATTTACTACCCCTCCTATCGACACAAGTAAAAATATTTTAACTGCTAAACAGGATTTTTCGGATTGTATTAGAGAAACTTGGCAATATATTTTTAAAAGTTGGCTCCTAAACAATAATTATGAGTTAGATACCACAAAATATGATTTTGAGATGTATGATGAAAGATGTCATTTTAGAACTGATACTGTAATGGATATTTATATACCATTAAAAGTATGA
- a CDS encoding MFS transporter → MTNNSKKIYFRHRFFTSFAFSMIFSVTSIYYIDKIGLNPLQLVMVGTVLEISYFLFEVPTGIVADIYSRKLSIIIGLILTGLGFIIEGAIPLFFTVIISQILWGIGATFLSGAVEAWITDEVGVDNVQHLFLTGAQFSQLAALLGIIASMLLGYVSLQLPIVCGGLIFIVLVLHHIYFLQEANFVPLLNENRESYRSLYVTFIKGLQFIKQKRVLLLSIIITLFYGLYSEGIDRLWNMHFLNNIKLPLIFNLKPVLWFGIINICSMLIMIFITSKIKNKLLDSNNSQQINMIIVLNALLVISILTFAFVTNFYLGVLAVWSIKVLRKVNRPILSAFINQHIESSVRATVLSTISQFDAFGQILGGPIIGFIALKISVSFALAFSALILLPVVFIFIQLKN, encoded by the coding sequence ATGACTAACAATTCAAAAAAAATATATTTTAGACACAGATTTTTTACCTCTTTTGCTTTTTCAATGATTTTTTCTGTTACTAGCATTTATTATATTGATAAAATAGGATTAAATCCACTACAGCTTGTAATGGTAGGGACTGTACTAGAGATATCTTATTTTTTGTTTGAGGTACCAACAGGTATTGTGGCAGATATCTATAGTAGAAAATTATCTATAATTATAGGCCTCATTTTAACCGGTTTAGGCTTTATTATAGAAGGAGCAATACCTTTATTTTTTACAGTGATAATATCACAAATACTTTGGGGAATTGGAGCTACATTTTTAAGTGGTGCAGTAGAAGCATGGATTACTGACGAGGTTGGCGTTGATAATGTTCAGCATTTGTTTTTAACTGGTGCTCAGTTTAGCCAATTAGCAGCTCTATTAGGCATTATAGCAAGTATGCTTTTAGGCTATGTTTCATTGCAGTTACCTATTGTATGTGGCGGATTAATTTTTATTGTGTTAGTGCTACATCATATATATTTTCTACAAGAAGCTAACTTTGTACCTTTATTAAATGAAAATAGAGAAAGTTACAGGTCTTTATATGTTACCTTTATTAAAGGCTTACAGTTTATTAAACAAAAAAGAGTTTTATTGTTATCAATAATTATAACTCTATTTTATGGTTTGTATAGCGAAGGTATTGACCGTTTGTGGAATATGCATTTTTTAAATAATATAAAACTACCCCTAATTTTTAATCTAAAACCAGTGTTATGGTTTGGTATTATAAATATATGTTCTATGTTGATAATGATTTTTATTACGAGTAAAATAAAAAATAAATTACTAGATAGCAATAATAGTCAGCAAATTAATATGATAATAGTTTTAAATGCTCTTTTAGTAATTAGTATATTGACATTTGCTTTCGTTACTAATTTTTATTTAGGAGTTCTTGCTGTATGGAGTATTAAGGTGTTGAGAAAAGTTAATAGACCAATACTTAGTGCTTTTATTAATCAGCATATAGAATCTAGTGTGAGAGCAACTGTGCTTTCAACTATTAGCCAATTCGATGCATTTGGGCAAATTTTAGGTGGGCCTATCATTGGGTTTATTGCCCTGAAAATTTCTGTAAGTTTTGCTTTAGCATTTTCTGCTTTAATTTTATTACCAGTTGTTTTTATTTTTATTCAACTAAAAAATTAA